The Victivallis sp. Marseille-Q1083 DNA window AATGCGTGGTGTTTGAAGTGGTGCTGCCCGGGATATTGAAGGGAAGCAATTTGCGACAGGCCCTGCAGTTTGAATTGGAGGCTCGTTTGCCGGTCGCGCTGGACCGGGTGGAGTGGGGATATCGGAGTTTCAAAGGTGATGGCCGGCATTTCCGGTTGTTTGCAGTCGGCAAACGGGTGTTGGAAAATGCATATGCGGCGTTGCGGGAGCAGAATTGGCGTTGTGATTGTTTGATTCCGACCCAGGTAATCGCTGCTGAAGCGCAAGAGCCCGTCGAAGCGTTGCTGCAATATCTCAAAGAGGATTTTGACCGGCGTCAGTTGTCGTGGGCCGCCGAAGTGATTCCGCTGGATTTGAAGCCGGTCCGTTACCGCCGCAGCCAGAGGATTTACTGGCTGCTGTCGCTTTGTTTGCTCGGTTTGGCCTTCATTTTCCTGGGGGGCAAATATCAGGATTTTCGACAGAAGCGCCAGGTGCTGGATCAATTGGAACAAAATTTGAAACGCGAACTGACCGCAGCCCAGCGCCAATTCGGAGAATTGTCGGCAGAGCATGAGTTGCTGCAGACATTGAAAGAGAGTAAAATCGGTCTGGCGGTTATGGCTCCGGTGCTGAATGACTGGAAAGACGTATTGCCGGAAACGATGTGGGTGTCGAGCGTCAGCCAGAGCGATGGGGCTTTTGATCTGGTCATTGTTTCCGCCCAGGATGATCCTGCTTTGTATAAGAAGCTGGAAGCGTTGCCGAATTGCGATCTGATCAATGTGCGCAAAAGCAGCGGCGGCGACCAGCAGATGTTTTATTATGTGAAATTATGGAGCCGGCGGCCATGAAGGAAAAATACAAGATGCCGTTGCTGTTGATGCAAGCGGGAATCGGCGTGTTGTTTCTGAGCCTGGGCATCTGGGGTGTGACTGCCGTCGGCGCTCCATTGCCGTTCACTTCCGGAATCCTAGCTGCTCAGGAAACCCGCATCCGTAATCTTCAGGACCGCTTGTCCCGAACGGTGGAAGCCTCCCAGCAATTGGCGGATGAGTTGGCGCCGATGCGGTCATACCGGGGGATGGCGCTGGCGGCGGATGGCGCGGTGGCGGCGGCTTCATTGCGTGAACGGGCGGAAAAGAGTTTTGGCCGGAATAACTTGCGGGTTCGCTCGATGGGGGATGTGCGTTGTCAGGTGCTGAATGACCAGGTGGCGCTGTATGAATTGGATTTCACGGCCGAAGGCACAAGCATGGAGTTGATCGGGCTATTGGAGGATTTTTACCGCTCGGCTCCGCGTCTTTATTGGCGCAGCAGCACGATCAAGCCGGCCGGACAGTTGGAGTCGGACCTTTTGACCGTCACTGCGACGGTCGCCATGTTGAACTGGATTCCCGGGGCATCGGAGGAAGGGAAGGAACCATGAACCAACGCCGGTTGAAAGCTTTTTGGTTGCTGCTGGCGAGCGTCTCGCTGGTCTTGCTGACGGCGGCGGTATTGCTGTCCCGCCGCGCCTCGATCGAAACGAGCAGCGAATTGCCGGTCGGAACGGTGATTGCCGCCGGCGACGAGGAAATGGTGGCGGCGGTATCGCCGGAAATGTTTGCCGCCGGCAATATTTTTCATCCTTTGCGGGGCAAAGCGCCGCCGGCGGAAACGGCGGCGGCCGGTGCTCCGGCGGTGCTGCCGACCCAGGTGCTGAAATTGACCGGCATCTTCGGTTATGGTTCGCAGGCCGGAGCGATCATTACCGGTGTCTCCGGCGCACCGGATGCCAAACAGAAGCCGCCGACGGTATTTTACCTCGGCGATCAAGTCGGGGATTATACGTTGTTGGAACTGACGGATCGTCAGGCCATTTTGGAACGGAACGGGGAACGCCTGATTTTGCCGTTGAAGGAAAAGCAGCCTTGATGAAAAGGAGCGCGGGGGGGAATGTTGGATAATTGTCTGAAATATTGTCGTATGGCGGCCTGCTGCCTGATTCTGGCCGGCTGTGTTTCTTCGGAAACGGAGCCGGCGAGTGAAGAGGCATCGGCTCAGACGTCGGAAGAGCAGCGCAATCAGTGGTTTGAAACGATGAAAGGCAAGCCGGACGAGCCGCGGGAGAACCTGGTGCAGGAAATGCTGCCGATGCCGGAGATGGTGACTCGCGACAATCCGCATATCGTGGCAGGAGATCCGATTTATCCGCCGGTTCTCCGGCTGCCGCCGGAACTGGAAAATAAAACATTGCCGCCGGTGCCGCAATTGGAGTTTGATGATCCGACGCCGGTGGAGGCCGAATTCAATTTCAATGCGGCGGCGCTGGCCGATGTCGTGCCGGTTTTTGCCGAACTGTTGGAGTTGAACTACCTGTTGGATCCGGCCGTCACGGGAACGGTGACGATCAATTTGAACCAACCCTTGAGCCGGAAAGAGTTGTGGCAGATTTTCAACCAGATTCTGAATCTATCGGGTGCATTTGCCGAGTATGACGGACAGTTGGTGAAGATCCGGCCGGCGGCGGCGCTGGGGCAGGTGGCCACCACCGCGTCCGGCGCTCCGGTGGAATTGGGAATCTTTCGGCTGAAGAATATTCCGGTCAAGGATCTGGCTGCGCAGATCAAGCCGTTTTTGAGCAAGGAAGTGACGCCGCTGGAACTGGAAAAGTCCAATTTATTGCTGGTGCCGGATTCACGGGAAGTTTTGGCGAAAGTGCGGGTGCTGATCGCCGAATTGGACCAGCCGGTCCGCAAAGAGTGGTGCAAGATGGTGTTGCCCTGTCGGCGGGTAGCCGCCAGTCGGCTGGTGGCGGAACTCAGTGAAATTCTACCGGTCCTGGGTTTTCCGGTGGTGACGGATAAGGAAAATCCGGCTCCGGAAGCCATTCAGTTGATCAGTCTGGACCGTCTGCAAATTATCGTGGCCGCCGCCGCCAGCCAGGACGCCTTGCTGGAATTGGGTACTTGGATGAATATTCTGGACCAAACGGAAGTCGGCGAACAGGAGCGGCTTTTTATCTATAACATTCAGAACGGCGAAGCCGGTGAGCTGGTCAAGGCGCTGTCGGTGATGTTTCCGGTGGAAGGCACGACGATGACGATGGAAAGTGCCGGCAAAGATACGGCGGCGGCCGCCGCGTCGACGGAGACAATTTCCAGCGAAAGCGAAGCGAAGAGTACCGACAAGAAAATCGACGGACCCGGCAGTGTGTTCGAAGTGCCGGTGAAGGTGTTCGGCGATGCGATTCACAACCGGCTGCTGATCCGGACTACCCCGCGCACTTATGCGATGCTCAAGGCGCTGCTCGACCGGCTCGATACGATTCCGGCGCAGGTGTTGCTGCAGGTGCTGGTCATCGAAGTGAATTTGAACGATTCGGTGAAATTCGGCGTGGAATTCATGATGCAGGGCGGTAACGGCAGCGTTGAAAACCTCGGCGGCACCAATTTTAAGAATCTGGCGCCCGGCACCGGGCAGGATTCCCAGTACGGCGCCAAATACTGGATTTTCAACCCGGACAATCCGGACGAAAAATACGGCTATATCAATGCGCTGGCCGGGCAGACCAATGTCAAGGTCATCTCCAGTCCCCAGGTGCTGATCCTCAGCCATAACGAAGCGGAGATTTCGGTCGGCAACAAGGTGCCGATCGTCAACTCGGAAATCACCAACACCCAATCGGTGGTGCCCAATCCGGACGACGCATCGACCAACCTGGTGCGCAATATCCAGTATCAGGATACTGGGATCATTTTGAAAATCATGCCGAAAGTGACCCGCGGCGGCCGAATTACCATCAAGATGGACCAGACCGTTTCCGAAGCGCAGGAGAACAAGACTTCCAAAATCGATTCCCCGGAAATCCAGGAACGGGTGTTGAAAACGGTCATGAACATCAAGGACGGCCAGACGATCATCTGCGGCGGCATCATCCGGGAGAAAACCACCGATAACCTCGACACGGTGCCGATCATCGGGTCGATTCCGTTCCTGCGGCGCCTGGTCGGCGATACCGATGTTTCCACCCAGCGCACCGAAATGCTGATCCTGATTTCCGGGCATATCGTTTCCGCCGAAACGAAACTGGATGATTTGTTGAAACGCTATAAGGAATCGGTCGACCGGCTGGTGGAATTTGAACAGGCCGCCGACTCGGGCAACGCCGCGAAGGCGGCCAAGCACAGCGGGAATGTGGACCAATGGTTTTTCGAATAACCCCGGAGCAATGTGCCGCATATCGTTCAAGGCTGGAAAAAATTCTGGCCGAACGGTGCGGTGACGAATATGAAAAACTGCGCCGGAATCTTCTGCCGCCGGCCGAAGCCGACCGGATGCTGACCGAACGCGGGTTGCTCAGCGAAAATGATTTGCTGGCGATTTACTGCCGGGAATTGCAGGTAGAGGCGCCGGACGAGGATGAGTTGGTTTTGCCGGAAAAGCTGGCGGACGTGAACGAAGAGTATTTGAGTTCCTATACCATTCTGCCGGGCCGCTGGGATGAAAATGTCTTGGAAATCTGGGCGGCCGACCCTTATTTGCTGGATCAGCACCGTTATGTTTTCGAACAGTTTTTTCATCGGGAGGTGGTTTTTCAACTGGTTCGGCGGACGCTGTTGGAGCGCTGGATTACCAAAGTTTACTGGGACGAGACGGAGAGTGCGCCGCAGGACGGTGAAAGTGAAAGTATGCTGCGGCAGTTGGCCGGCGAAGCGAGAATCGTGCGGCTGGTCAACGAGATGCTCAGCCAGGCGCTGGAGCAGTCGGCCAGCGATATCCATATCGAACCGGAAGAGGAGTCTCTGGTGATCCGCTTCCGGGTTGATGGCATTCTGCGCGAATATCTGTCGTTGCCGGTGAACGACTACCCGGCGATCGCTTCCCGGATCAAGCTGATCGGCGGCTTGAATATTGCCGAAAGCCGGCTGCCGCAGGACGGTCGGACAAAGTTCCAGATCGGACGGTTCGATATCGATATCCGGATCAGCACGATTCCGGTGATGCATGGCGAAAGTATCGTCATGCGGTTGCTGCGCAACGACGCAATGCGTTTCGATTTGCGGGAATTGGGGATGAATCAGGCGCTGCTGAATCGGTTCGGGCGGTTGATCCAATTGCCGCACGGTATTATCCTGGTGGTCGGCCCGACCGGTTCCGGCAAGACGACGACGCTTTACAGTGTGATGCAGCAGTTGAATGACCGGAAACGAAAAATCATTACCATTGAAGATCCGGTGGAGTATCAACTGGCCGGCCTGAGCCAGATGCAGGTCAATCCGAAAATCGGGGTGACTTTCGCTGCCGGGCTGCGGCATATTGTCCGGCAGGACCCCGATGTGATTCTGGTCGGCGAGATCCGGGACCGCGAAACGGCGGAAATTGCGATCAACGCGGCGCTGACTGGTCATCTGGTTTTGAGTACTCTGCATACCAACGACGCGGTAGGCGCGTTGACCCGGCTGGTCGACATGGGCATCGAGCCGTTTCTGATTTCGTCCGCCCTGTGCGGGGTGCTGTCACAGCGATTGGTGCGGAAAGTGTGTACCGTCTGCCAGGCCTCCGGCCATAGCGGCAGTCAGGACGGGCGCTGCCGGAATTGCGGCGGTTCCGGTTATCGCGGCCGCAGCGGCATTTATGAATTGTTGATCCTCGATGAGGAAATCCGGGCGGCGTTGGGGCGTAAGGAGCCGGGAAGCCGGCTTAACGAGATTGCCGTGTGTCATGGCATGATTCCGCTGCTGGACGACGGACGGGACAAGGTGGCGGCCGGTATCACGACCGAAGCGGAAATTTTGCGGATTGCTTCCAGTGTCAGGGAGGGCGGCGGTTGATGCAGCAGTTCCGGTATCTGGTTTTAAAAGGCGATGGCGGCGAAACGGAGATGCGGGTGGAAGCCGGCAGCGAGGCGGAGGCGCGGCGCAAATTGCGGCGGCTCGGCGCCAGGCCGGTGAGACAATTGGCTCTGGAAGAGGAGGGCGACGGCGGCGCAATCTGGAAGATGAGACGCTGCCGTTTCAATGTCTATGCGTTCACCAATCGGCTGGCACCGCTGCTGGCGGCCAACATTCCGCTGGAGAAGGCGTTTGCCGTCCTGGAGGAGGGGGCATTGAATGAAGCGGATTTGAAGGTCATCCGGCAGTTGCGCAAAGGCTTGCACGAAGGCCGGAGTTTTTCCGCGCTGGTCCGGGAGATGCCGCGCCATTTTCCGCCGCTTTACGGCAGTCTGCTTGAAAGCGGCGAGGAATCCGGTTGTTTGCCGGAAGTGGTGAGGGAGCTGCGCCGTTTCCTGAAAGACAGCAAAGAATTTCGCGATTTTATCATCACCAGTTCCATTTACCCGGTCATCGTCGTTTCGGTCACTTTTCTGGTGGTTATTTTACTGTTTACCGTTTTTATTCCGCGTTTTGCCAAAATCTTCGAAGATCTCGGCAAAGAGATGCCGCTGCTGACGAAAATGATGCTGGAAATCGGCAATGCCATTCAGGCGGTCTGGTGGCTGTGGCCGTTGCTGGTGATCGGCTTGATTTACTGGTTCCGGGCGTCGCGCCGCAATGGGCGTTTGAAAGGGGTTCATGACCGGGTGGCGTTGAAACTGCCGCTGATCGGGCCGATCCTCCGGTCGGTGGAAATCGGCCGTTTCGTCCGGACCTTGTCGATCATGACCCGCAATCATGTGCACATTTTGACGGCGGTGCGGATTGCTGGACGGGTAATCGGCAACGGTGAAATTGCCGGCAGTTTTACCGCGGTCGAACAGGAACTGCGCGGCGGCAGCCGGTTGTCGGGCGCCCTGGCGGTGAGTTCGTTCATGGATCGGAGCAGCCTGGCCATGCTGAAAATCGCCGAGGAATCCGGCGAACTGGGCGATATGTTGCAGCGGGTGGCCGAAGAACGGGAAGACGAAACCCGGGTCAAAGTCAAACGCCTGTTGGCTTTGCTCGAACCGATGGTGATCTTGTTTCTGGCCTTTATCGTCCTGCTGGTGGTGCTGGCCATTTTCTTGGCAATTATGGAGATGAACGTCATCAAATAAAAGGGAATACAATGATGAAATCGAACAGAAAAAAGTGGTTCACGATGATTGAAATGGTGGTGGTGATCGTCATTATCGCCACACTGGCGGCGGTGGCGACGCCGCTGTATTTCGAATATGTGAAAAAATCACAGGTCAGCGCCGCCAAATTGCAGATCGGGTTGATCGAGCAGGCGATTTTCAATTTCAGACTGGATACCGGCAAACTGCCGGACCAGAGCCGCGGATTGGAGAATTTGATCACCAACCTCGGCAATCATAAGAAATGGAAAGGGCCCTACCTGAAGGGCGGAGCCATTCCGCCCGACCCCTGGGGCAATGAATATGTCTACAAAAAACCGGGCGACCATGGTGAATTCGACCTCATCAGCTATGGTGCCGACGGACAGCCGGGCGGCTCCGGCGAGGATGCCGATATCGGCAATTGGACGGAAAAAGAACAGTGAAACGAAGCGGCCGGCAAACTGGCTACACGCTGATGGAGATGGTCAGCATTGTCGTGTTGCTGCTGATCCTCCTGAGCATCGTCATCGTTAAAGTCGGCGGCGTGCCGCTGGGAATCAGCCTGGCCGGCGAAGTGAACAAGTTGCGGAGCTTGATGGCCGAGACCCGCCGGGAGGCGGTCGGCCGCCGGGAAGCGATTGCCGTCGTTTACGATCCCGCCACGCGTGGCTGGAGCAATGGCCGGAAGAGCTTCGAATGGCCGGAAGGGGTAACCTGCCGTCGGCGGGAAAATCAGGAATTGACCGAAAAGACGACAATGGTCACTTTTTACCCGGACGGCCGGGCTGGCGAATTGACTTTGACGGTCGGCTGGGAGGATGAACGACGGCAATTGCTGGTGTCGCCGCTGACCGGAAGCGTTCAGGAAAGTGAAATGCCGTGAAGTGGTTCAGCCTGAAAATTCGTGGTTTCACTCTGTTGGAAGTGGTGGTGGCGATGCTGATTTTGAGCGGCGGCCTGGGGGCTTTGCTGTGGCAGCTGGCGTTGGCGTCGGAACGGCTGGAGGCGAACCGGCAGCAATGGGAAGCGGCGCATGAATTGGCGCAAGCGGCGGAGTATCTGCTGTTGTATGGCCCGGAAGCGACGGTAGACCAGCGCTTCCTGAGCGATGAATATCGGGTTTCCGCCGTGTGCAGCGAGGCGGAGGTCGACGGCATCATGCGCCGGCAGGGCAGCGGATGGCGTCTGCGCCATTTGAAAATCCAACTGTGGGATCGGGAGCGAACGCCATTGGAAGAGTTGAATATGGACGTGCTGGTATATGATGAAAATTAGCCTGATTCGCGACCGTTTGAGCCGGAAATGTATGATCAAACGGCAATTCACCTTGCTGGAAGTGGTATTGGCGGTGATGATCTTCGCCGTCATCGGGACGTTGACTTCGGTGGTGTTGTTCGGCGTCCAGCAGAGTTATGAACGAATTACGGCCGGCGGCCGGCAATTGGAAGCGCGAATGCGGCTGGACCGGATCGCCGATGTGGTGCTGGCCAATGCGGTGCCGTTTGTCTGGCCGGACGGCAACGGCAAGGACCGGTCGATTTTTTACGGACAGCCGGACCGGGTTATCCTGGGGTACCGCCATCGGGTGAACGGCGGAGAGGAAAGCGGTTTGCGCTTTATTGAATTGTTCTGTCGCTCCGGACAGTTGGTTGCGCGTTACCGGCAGCAGCCGATTCTTTACTGGGAGTCGGAACCCGGTCGGGAAGAAGCGACGGAAGAGGTGTTGCTGGAGGCGGTGAAGGAGGTGCGTTTCGAATACGCCGACCGCCGGAGGGAGAAAATCGATTGGCGGGGACGGTGGGATGAAAATGACGCACCGCGTTTCCCGGCGGCGATTTCAATGAAAATCATCGAATCGGACGGTACGGAATTGCAATATTTGCGCCGGACGGCCGGCAGTTCCCGTTATTCAACCTATGGAAAGCAGGATGAAACACTGTAACGAAAGCGGAATGGCCCTGATTACAACGCTGGCGTTGATGGCGCTGGTCGGCGTTCTGGTGGCTTCCGCCGTGGCGTTGTCGCAATACACTTCGGCGGAAATCGCCACGTTCACGTCGTTGACGGTCAGCCGCTATCAGGCGGAAGGGGCGGCGAATCGGCTGCTGT harbors:
- a CDS encoding type II secretion system protein GspJ, giving the protein MMKISLIRDRLSRKCMIKRQFTLLEVVLAVMIFAVIGTLTSVVLFGVQQSYERITAGGRQLEARMRLDRIADVVLANAVPFVWPDGNGKDRSIFYGQPDRVILGYRHRVNGGEESGLRFIELFCRSGQLVARYRQQPILYWESEPGREEATEEVLLEAVKEVRFEYADRRREKIDWRGRWDENDAPRFPAAISMKIIESDGTELQYLRRTAGSSRYSTYGKQDETL
- a CDS encoding GspH/FimT family protein; this translates as MKRSGRQTGYTLMEMVSIVVLLLILLSIVIVKVGGVPLGISLAGEVNKLRSLMAETRREAVGRREAIAVVYDPATRGWSNGRKSFEWPEGVTCRRRENQELTEKTTMVTFYPDGRAGELTLTVGWEDERRQLLVSPLTGSVQESEMP
- a CDS encoding secretin N-terminal domain-containing protein, whose protein sequence is MLDNCLKYCRMAACCLILAGCVSSETEPASEEASAQTSEEQRNQWFETMKGKPDEPRENLVQEMLPMPEMVTRDNPHIVAGDPIYPPVLRLPPELENKTLPPVPQLEFDDPTPVEAEFNFNAAALADVVPVFAELLELNYLLDPAVTGTVTINLNQPLSRKELWQIFNQILNLSGAFAEYDGQLVKIRPAAALGQVATTASGAPVELGIFRLKNIPVKDLAAQIKPFLSKEVTPLELEKSNLLLVPDSREVLAKVRVLIAELDQPVRKEWCKMVLPCRRVAASRLVAELSEILPVLGFPVVTDKENPAPEAIQLISLDRLQIIVAAAASQDALLELGTWMNILDQTEVGEQERLFIYNIQNGEAGELVKALSVMFPVEGTTMTMESAGKDTAAAAASTETISSESEAKSTDKKIDGPGSVFEVPVKVFGDAIHNRLLIRTTPRTYAMLKALLDRLDTIPAQVLLQVLVIEVNLNDSVKFGVEFMMQGGNGSVENLGGTNFKNLAPGTGQDSQYGAKYWIFNPDNPDEKYGYINALAGQTNVKVISSPQVLILSHNEAEISVGNKVPIVNSEITNTQSVVPNPDDASTNLVRNIQYQDTGIILKIMPKVTRGGRITIKMDQTVSEAQENKTSKIDSPEIQERVLKTVMNIKDGQTIICGGIIREKTTDNLDTVPIIGSIPFLRRLVGDTDVSTQRTEMLILISGHIVSAETKLDDLLKRYKESVDRLVEFEQAADSGNAAKAAKHSGNVDQWFFE
- a CDS encoding prepilin-type N-terminal cleavage/methylation domain-containing protein; this translates as MKWFSLKIRGFTLLEVVVAMLILSGGLGALLWQLALASERLEANRQQWEAAHELAQAAEYLLLYGPEATVDQRFLSDEYRVSAVCSEAEVDGIMRRQGSGWRLRHLKIQLWDRERTPLEELNMDVLVYDEN
- a CDS encoding GspE/PulE family protein → MVFRITPEQCAAYRSRLEKILAERCGDEYEKLRRNLLPPAEADRMLTERGLLSENDLLAIYCRELQVEAPDEDELVLPEKLADVNEEYLSSYTILPGRWDENVLEIWAADPYLLDQHRYVFEQFFHREVVFQLVRRTLLERWITKVYWDETESAPQDGESESMLRQLAGEARIVRLVNEMLSQALEQSASDIHIEPEEESLVIRFRVDGILREYLSLPVNDYPAIASRIKLIGGLNIAESRLPQDGRTKFQIGRFDIDIRISTIPVMHGESIVMRLLRNDAMRFDLRELGMNQALLNRFGRLIQLPHGIILVVGPTGSGKTTTLYSVMQQLNDRKRKIITIEDPVEYQLAGLSQMQVNPKIGVTFAAGLRHIVRQDPDVILVGEIRDRETAEIAINAALTGHLVLSTLHTNDAVGALTRLVDMGIEPFLISSALCGVLSQRLVRKVCTVCQASGHSGSQDGRCRNCGGSGYRGRSGIYELLILDEEIRAALGRKEPGSRLNEIAVCHGMIPLLDDGRDKVAAGITTEAEILRIASSVREGGG
- the gspG gene encoding type II secretion system major pseudopilin GspG, which codes for MMKSNRKKWFTMIEMVVVIVIIATLAAVATPLYFEYVKKSQVSAAKLQIGLIEQAIFNFRLDTGKLPDQSRGLENLITNLGNHKKWKGPYLKGGAIPPDPWGNEYVYKKPGDHGEFDLISYGADGQPGGSGEDADIGNWTEKEQ
- a CDS encoding type II secretion system F family protein; this translates as MQQFRYLVLKGDGGETEMRVEAGSEAEARRKLRRLGARPVRQLALEEEGDGGAIWKMRRCRFNVYAFTNRLAPLLAANIPLEKAFAVLEEGALNEADLKVIRQLRKGLHEGRSFSALVREMPRHFPPLYGSLLESGEESGCLPEVVRELRRFLKDSKEFRDFIITSSIYPVIVVSVTFLVVILLFTVFIPRFAKIFEDLGKEMPLLTKMMLEIGNAIQAVWWLWPLLVIGLIYWFRASRRNGRLKGVHDRVALKLPLIGPILRSVEIGRFVRTLSIMTRNHVHILTAVRIAGRVIGNGEIAGSFTAVEQELRGGSRLSGALAVSSFMDRSSLAMLKIAEESGELGDMLQRVAEEREDETRVKVKRLLALLEPMVILFLAFIVLLVVLAIFLAIMEMNVIK